In one window of Candidatus Sulfuricurvum sp. RIFRC-1 DNA:
- the dnaN gene encoding DNA polymerase III subunit beta, with amino-acid sequence MKITVDKSVLENILLHLQPFLEKKDTSQITSHILLSTDGRTLTAKATDYEIGLSIHTNSVSVEEPGSLTANGKKLLDIIRILKDEEVELTLDKDTLHIRQKRSNFKLPTYKSSEFPSFPTTDGKPNIVINSHVLIESLKKITPAADTNNPKFELNGALIDIKSNQINFVATDTRRLALVHIDSQNDAELSIIVPKKAIIEIQKLFSDNIEIYYDNTHLIIKSEDSLFYTKLINGKFPDYSRIIPREAQRSIILPKSAIVTAIKQITTISNDLKLTFQSDAILFESLSDDNIEAKTAVEIENGFDTPFILAINSRYILDFLSQVNTTEFTLEANESNQPFVLKDANFKTIVMPIVI; translated from the coding sequence ATGAAAATCACCGTTGATAAGTCGGTTTTAGAAAATATCCTTCTACACCTTCAACCTTTTTTAGAAAAAAAAGATACATCACAAATCACTTCTCATATACTTCTCTCTACCGATGGTAGAACCCTAACAGCCAAAGCAACCGATTATGAAATCGGACTCTCTATTCACACTAACTCTGTAAGTGTAGAAGAACCCGGTTCACTCACCGCAAACGGTAAAAAACTTTTGGATATTATCCGTATACTAAAAGATGAAGAAGTTGAACTGACTTTGGATAAAGATACCCTTCATATTCGACAAAAACGGTCAAACTTTAAACTCCCTACTTACAAAAGTTCAGAATTTCCTTCTTTTCCAACAACCGATGGAAAACCTAATATCGTTATTAACTCTCACGTATTAATTGAATCGTTGAAAAAAATCACCCCAGCAGCCGACACCAATAATCCTAAGTTTGAACTCAACGGTGCATTGATCGATATTAAAAGCAATCAAATCAATTTTGTTGCTACCGATACCCGTCGTCTTGCACTGGTTCATATTGACAGCCAAAACGATGCTGAACTCTCTATCATTGTCCCTAAAAAAGCGATTATAGAAATTCAAAAACTCTTTTCGGATAACATCGAGATTTATTACGACAATACACACCTGATTATCAAATCCGAGGACTCTTTGTTTTATACCAAACTGATCAACGGTAAATTCCCTGATTACAGCCGTATTATTCCAAGAGAGGCTCAACGCTCCATTATCTTGCCTAAAAGCGCTATAGTGACCGCTATTAAGCAAATAACGACTATTTCCAATGATCTTAAACTCACTTTCCAAAGCGATGCTATTTTGTTTGAGAGTTTAAGTGATGACAACATCGAAGCAAAAACAGCCGTTGAAATCGAAAATGGATTTGATACTCCATTTATTCTCGCAATCAACAGCCGCTATATTTTGGATTTCTTATCTCAAGTCAATACAACTGAATTTACCCTCGAAGCCAATGAATCGAATCAGCCGTTTGTTCTCAAAGATGCAAATTTTAAAACGATTGTTATGCCGATCGTTATCTAA